In the Carassius auratus strain Wakin chromosome 50, ASM336829v1, whole genome shotgun sequence genome, one interval contains:
- the LOC113066922 gene encoding ELKS/Rab6-interacting/CAST family member 1-like isoform X2, protein MYGSSRSVSKMDSNHSGGRNNQGNSGRSPRLPQSPRMGHRRTNSMGGSGGGPGGSGGKTLSMENIQSLNAAYATSGPMYMSDNEVAIGTSPDLPKSGVTTGRFGGSIPYGVRGTVTGSTPDMAMVPAVSTDSMGFGGEIHAASTVPHSLRQARDNTIMELQAQLKEVLRENELLRKEIEVKESKLGSSMSSIKSFWSPELKKERALRKDEASKIVVWKEQYRAVQDETQHLQTTVQALQAELRIQRDLNQLLQPPGEPLACEPSEEQERQAREVFLLRRTLEEMEVRLETQRQTLVARDESVKKLLEMLHSKGPSSKANEEDHERTRRLADAEMHAHHLENLLEQRDKELAALREELHRRLEGTPETTKTKALQTVIEMKDSQIGSLERGLRELEDQVMMLRSSSMLSCEERQEEAKQMEVYRNHTKFMKNKMDQVKQDLSRKDSQLLGLQTKLETLTNQFSDSKQHIEVLKESLTAKEQRAAILQTEVDALRLRLEEKETMLNKKSKQIQEMSEEKSTLNGEIHDLKDMLEVKERKVNVLQKKIEILQEQLRDKEKQMSSLRERVKSLQTDTSNTDTALTTLEDSLAEKERIIERLKEQRDREEREKAEELDNSKKELRELKEKVSMLQGDLSDRETSLLDLKEHASSLASSGLKKDSKLKSLEIALEQRREECIKLENQLKKVQSAAANAQANAEISERISSLEADVARHREDSAKAQAEVDRLLDILRQMENEKNDKDRKISELERQMKEQTKKSSGKHKEPSGKGRNVNDGPQQESLRQKAERIEELEEALRESVQITAEREMVLAQEEAARTHQEKQMEELLGAMEKVKLELESMKAKMSSTQQSLAEKEAHLTTLRAERRRHLEEVLEMKQEALLAAISEKDANIALLELSSSKKKKTQEEVAQLRREKDRLVQQLKQQTQNRMKLMADNYDDGYLKTPTDQTNHKPPKSPDQDDEEGIWA, encoded by the exons ATGTACGGAAGTTCACGCTCTGTGAGCAAAATGGACAGCAATCACAGCGGGGGTAGAAACAACCAGGGCAACTCTGGACGCTCGCCACGCCTGCCTCAGTCACCCCGTATGGGCCACCGTCGCACCAACAGCATGGGGGGCAGCGGCGGAGGCCCGGGCGGCTCTGGAGGCAAGACACTGTCCATGGAGAACATTCAATCTCTAAATGCCGCCTATGCCACATCGGGCCCGATGTACATGAGTGACAATGAGGTCGCAATAGGCACCTCCCCTGACCTCCCTAAAAGCGGTGTAACGACGGGACGCTTCGGAGGCAGCATTCCTTACGGGGTCCGAGGAACAGTTACAGGCAGCACGCCGGATATGGCCATGGTGCCTGCAGTGTCCACCGACTCTATGGGCTTTGGAGGGGAGATCCACGCGGCATCAACCGTCCCTCACTCATTACGTCAGGCAAGGGACAACACCATCATGGAGCTCCAAGCCCAGCTCAAGGAGGTGCTGAGGGAGAACGAGCTCCTTCGAAAGGAGATCGAGGTGAAGGAGAGCAAGCTCGGCTCCTCCATGAGCTCCATCAAAAGCTTCTGGAGCCCGGAGCTGAAGAAGGAACGTGCACTGCGCAAAGACGAGGCGTCCAAAATAGTAGTGTGGAAGGAGCAGTACCGCGCTGTGCAAGACGAGACACAG CACCTGCAGACAACCGTGCAGGCACTGCAGGCCGAGCTGCGTATCCAGCGTGACTTGAACCAGCTTCTCCAGCCACCCGGGGAGCCGCTGGCCTGCGAGCCCAGCGAAGAGCAGGAGCGCCAAGCTCGAGAGGTGTTCTTGCTCCGTCGTACACTGGAGGAGATGGAGGTTCGCCTGGAGACCCAAAGGCAGACACTAGTTGCTCGCGATGAGTCAGTCAAAAAGCTCCTGGAGATGTTGCACAGCAAAGGACCCTCTTCTAAAGCCAATGAAGAGGATCACGAGCGCACACGTCGTCTCGCAGATGCCGAGATGCACGCGCACCACCTGGAGAACCTTCTAGAACAGCGTGATAAAGAGCTAGCAGCTTTGAGAGAG GAGCTGCATCGCCGCCTCGAGGGGACGCCAGAGACTACGAAAACCAAAGCTCTTCAGACTGTAATTGAGATGAAG GATTCTCAGATCGGTTCTCTAGAGCGGGGCCTCAGAGAGCTGGAGGACCAGGTCATGATGCTCCGCTCCAGTAGCATGCTTAGCTGTGAGGAACGGCAGGAGGAGGCCAAGCAGATGGAGGTCTACCGTAACCACACCAAGTTCATGAAGAACAAG ATGGACCAAGTTAAGCAAGACCTTTCCAGGAAGGACAGTCAGCTCCTTGGCTTACAGACCAAGCTGGAGACCCTGACTAACCAGTTCTCTGACAGCAAACAGCATATTGAAGTGCTTAAAGAGTCTTTGACCGCCAAAGAACAACGTGCTGCTATTCTACAGACAGAG GTGGATGCTCTGAGGTTGCGTCTGGAGGAGAAGGAGACCATGTTAAACAAAAAGAGTAAGCAAATCCAGGAAATGTCAGAAGAAAAAAGCACACTCAATGGAGAAATCCACGATCTGAAGGACATGCTGGAGGTCAAGGAGCGTAAAGTGAATGTACTTCAGAAAAAA ATTGAAATCCTGCAGGAGCAGCTGAGGGATAAAGAGAAGCAGATGAGCAGCCTTAGAGAGAGGGTGAAGTCCCTACAGACGGACACATCTAACACAGACACGGCTCTCACTACACTGGAGGACTCACTGGCTGAGAAG GAACGTATTATTGAGCGCCTGAAGGAGCAACGTGACCGAGAGGAGCGAGAGAAGGCAGAGGAGCTGGACAACAGTAAAAAAGAGCTGAGGGAGTTAAAGGAGAAAGTCAGCATGCTGCAGGGAGACCTGTCAGACCGAGAG ACTTCTCTGCTggacctcaaagagcatgcatcGTCGCTGGCCTCATCTGGCTTGAAGAAAGACTCCAAACTGAAAAGCCTAGAAATCGCCCTTGAACAGAGGAGGGAGGAATGTATTAAACTTGAGAACCAGCTAAAGAAA GTCCAGAGTGCCGCAGCCAATGCACAGGCCAACGCTGAGATATCTGAGAGGATTTCTTCACTTGAAGCTGATGTGGCTAGACACAGGGAAGACTCCGCCAAAGCCCAGGCTGAAGTTGATCGTCTATTGGACATCCTGCGTCAGATGGAGAATGAGAAGAACGACAAGGACAGAAAAATCAGTGAGCTGGAGAG GCAAATGAAAGAGCAGACTAAGAAGTCCTCTGGCAAACACAAGGAGCCGTCAGGGAAGGGCAGAAATGTCAATGATGGCCCACAGCAG GAGTCACTGCGGCAGAAGGCAGAGCGGATCGAGGAGCTGGAGGAAGCTCTCAGAGAGAGCGTCCAAATCACTGCCGAGAGGGAGATGGTGCTGGCGCAGGAGGAGGCCGCACGGACCCACCAGGAGAAACAG ATGGAAGAGCTCCTGGGAGCGATGGAGAAAGTGAAGCTAGAGCTGGAGTCCATGAAGGCCAAGATGTCGTCCACCCAGCAGTCTCTGGCTGAGAAAGAGGCTCATCTGACTACACTGAGGGCCGAGAGGAGGCGACACCTGGAGGAGGTGCTGGAGATGAA ACAGGAAGCTCTGCTGGCAGCCATAAGTGAGAAAGATGCTAACATAGCATTGTTGGAGCTGTCTTCATCCAAAAAAAAGAAGACACAAGAGGAAGTGGCCCAGCTGCGGAGGGAGAAGGACCGTTTGGTGCAGCAGCTCAAACAGCAG ACACAGAACCGTATGAAGCTCATGGCGGATAATTACGATGATGGCTACTTGAAAACACCTACTGACCAGACCAACCACAAACCTCCAAAATCACCCGATCAG GATGATGAGGAGGGCATTTGGGCATAG
- the LOC113066922 gene encoding ELKS/Rab6-interacting/CAST family member 1-like isoform X1: MYGSSRSVSKMDSNHSGGRNNQGNSGRSPRLPQSPRMGHRRTNSMGGSGGGPGGSGGKTLSMENIQSLNAAYATSGPMYMSDNEVAIGTSPDLPKSGVTTGRFGGSIPYGVRGTVTGSTPDMAMVPAVSTDSMGFGGEIHAASTVPHSLRQARDNTIMELQAQLKEVLRENELLRKEIEVKESKLGSSMSSIKSFWSPELKKERALRKDEASKIVVWKEQYRAVQDETQHLQTTVQALQAELRIQRDLNQLLQPPGEPLACEPSEEQERQAREVFLLRRTLEEMEVRLETQRQTLVARDESVKKLLEMLHSKGPSSKANEEDHERTRRLADAEMHAHHLENLLEQRDKELAALREELHRRLEGTPETTKTKALQTVIEMKDSQIGSLERGLRELEDQVMMLRSSSMLSCEERQEEAKQMEVYRNHTKFMKNKMDQVKQDLSRKDSQLLGLQTKLETLTNQFSDSKQHIEVLKESLTAKEQRAAILQTEVDALRLRLEEKETMLNKKSKQIQEMSEEKSTLNGEIHDLKDMLEVKERKVNVLQKKIEILQEQLRDKEKQMSSLRERVKSLQTDTSNTDTALTTLEDSLAEKERIIERLKEQRDREEREKAEELDNSKKELRELKEKVSMLQGDLSDRETSLLDLKEHASSLASSGLKKDSKLKSLEIALEQRREECIKLENQLKKVQSAAANAQANAEISERISSLEADVARHREDSAKAQAEVDRLLDILRQMENEKNDKDRKISELESVASRQMKEQTKKSSGKHKEPSGKGRNVNDGPQQESLRQKAERIEELEEALRESVQITAEREMVLAQEEAARTHQEKQMEELLGAMEKVKLELESMKAKMSSTQQSLAEKEAHLTTLRAERRRHLEEVLEMKQEALLAAISEKDANIALLELSSSKKKKTQEEVAQLRREKDRLVQQLKQQTQNRMKLMADNYDDGYLKTPTDQTNHKPPKSPDQDDEEGIWA, encoded by the exons ATGTACGGAAGTTCACGCTCTGTGAGCAAAATGGACAGCAATCACAGCGGGGGTAGAAACAACCAGGGCAACTCTGGACGCTCGCCACGCCTGCCTCAGTCACCCCGTATGGGCCACCGTCGCACCAACAGCATGGGGGGCAGCGGCGGAGGCCCGGGCGGCTCTGGAGGCAAGACACTGTCCATGGAGAACATTCAATCTCTAAATGCCGCCTATGCCACATCGGGCCCGATGTACATGAGTGACAATGAGGTCGCAATAGGCACCTCCCCTGACCTCCCTAAAAGCGGTGTAACGACGGGACGCTTCGGAGGCAGCATTCCTTACGGGGTCCGAGGAACAGTTACAGGCAGCACGCCGGATATGGCCATGGTGCCTGCAGTGTCCACCGACTCTATGGGCTTTGGAGGGGAGATCCACGCGGCATCAACCGTCCCTCACTCATTACGTCAGGCAAGGGACAACACCATCATGGAGCTCCAAGCCCAGCTCAAGGAGGTGCTGAGGGAGAACGAGCTCCTTCGAAAGGAGATCGAGGTGAAGGAGAGCAAGCTCGGCTCCTCCATGAGCTCCATCAAAAGCTTCTGGAGCCCGGAGCTGAAGAAGGAACGTGCACTGCGCAAAGACGAGGCGTCCAAAATAGTAGTGTGGAAGGAGCAGTACCGCGCTGTGCAAGACGAGACACAG CACCTGCAGACAACCGTGCAGGCACTGCAGGCCGAGCTGCGTATCCAGCGTGACTTGAACCAGCTTCTCCAGCCACCCGGGGAGCCGCTGGCCTGCGAGCCCAGCGAAGAGCAGGAGCGCCAAGCTCGAGAGGTGTTCTTGCTCCGTCGTACACTGGAGGAGATGGAGGTTCGCCTGGAGACCCAAAGGCAGACACTAGTTGCTCGCGATGAGTCAGTCAAAAAGCTCCTGGAGATGTTGCACAGCAAAGGACCCTCTTCTAAAGCCAATGAAGAGGATCACGAGCGCACACGTCGTCTCGCAGATGCCGAGATGCACGCGCACCACCTGGAGAACCTTCTAGAACAGCGTGATAAAGAGCTAGCAGCTTTGAGAGAG GAGCTGCATCGCCGCCTCGAGGGGACGCCAGAGACTACGAAAACCAAAGCTCTTCAGACTGTAATTGAGATGAAG GATTCTCAGATCGGTTCTCTAGAGCGGGGCCTCAGAGAGCTGGAGGACCAGGTCATGATGCTCCGCTCCAGTAGCATGCTTAGCTGTGAGGAACGGCAGGAGGAGGCCAAGCAGATGGAGGTCTACCGTAACCACACCAAGTTCATGAAGAACAAG ATGGACCAAGTTAAGCAAGACCTTTCCAGGAAGGACAGTCAGCTCCTTGGCTTACAGACCAAGCTGGAGACCCTGACTAACCAGTTCTCTGACAGCAAACAGCATATTGAAGTGCTTAAAGAGTCTTTGACCGCCAAAGAACAACGTGCTGCTATTCTACAGACAGAG GTGGATGCTCTGAGGTTGCGTCTGGAGGAGAAGGAGACCATGTTAAACAAAAAGAGTAAGCAAATCCAGGAAATGTCAGAAGAAAAAAGCACACTCAATGGAGAAATCCACGATCTGAAGGACATGCTGGAGGTCAAGGAGCGTAAAGTGAATGTACTTCAGAAAAAA ATTGAAATCCTGCAGGAGCAGCTGAGGGATAAAGAGAAGCAGATGAGCAGCCTTAGAGAGAGGGTGAAGTCCCTACAGACGGACACATCTAACACAGACACGGCTCTCACTACACTGGAGGACTCACTGGCTGAGAAG GAACGTATTATTGAGCGCCTGAAGGAGCAACGTGACCGAGAGGAGCGAGAGAAGGCAGAGGAGCTGGACAACAGTAAAAAAGAGCTGAGGGAGTTAAAGGAGAAAGTCAGCATGCTGCAGGGAGACCTGTCAGACCGAGAG ACTTCTCTGCTggacctcaaagagcatgcatcGTCGCTGGCCTCATCTGGCTTGAAGAAAGACTCCAAACTGAAAAGCCTAGAAATCGCCCTTGAACAGAGGAGGGAGGAATGTATTAAACTTGAGAACCAGCTAAAGAAA GTCCAGAGTGCCGCAGCCAATGCACAGGCCAACGCTGAGATATCTGAGAGGATTTCTTCACTTGAAGCTGATGTGGCTAGACACAGGGAAGACTCCGCCAAAGCCCAGGCTGAAGTTGATCGTCTATTGGACATCCTGCGTCAGATGGAGAATGAGAAGAACGACAAGGACAGAAAAATCAGTGAGCTGGAGAG TGTGGCTTCCAG GCAAATGAAAGAGCAGACTAAGAAGTCCTCTGGCAAACACAAGGAGCCGTCAGGGAAGGGCAGAAATGTCAATGATGGCCCACAGCAG GAGTCACTGCGGCAGAAGGCAGAGCGGATCGAGGAGCTGGAGGAAGCTCTCAGAGAGAGCGTCCAAATCACTGCCGAGAGGGAGATGGTGCTGGCGCAGGAGGAGGCCGCACGGACCCACCAGGAGAAACAG ATGGAAGAGCTCCTGGGAGCGATGGAGAAAGTGAAGCTAGAGCTGGAGTCCATGAAGGCCAAGATGTCGTCCACCCAGCAGTCTCTGGCTGAGAAAGAGGCTCATCTGACTACACTGAGGGCCGAGAGGAGGCGACACCTGGAGGAGGTGCTGGAGATGAA ACAGGAAGCTCTGCTGGCAGCCATAAGTGAGAAAGATGCTAACATAGCATTGTTGGAGCTGTCTTCATCCAAAAAAAAGAAGACACAAGAGGAAGTGGCCCAGCTGCGGAGGGAGAAGGACCGTTTGGTGCAGCAGCTCAAACAGCAG ACACAGAACCGTATGAAGCTCATGGCGGATAATTACGATGATGGCTACTTGAAAACACCTACTGACCAGACCAACCACAAACCTCCAAAATCACCCGATCAG GATGATGAGGAGGGCATTTGGGCATAG